From a region of the Maridesulfovibrio ferrireducens genome:
- a CDS encoding EAL domain-containing protein, giving the protein MSGHNPSSIKSFFRLNTGERSISRDLSACLVFALAVIIGIVTAYEYFGRSKMLHQEIEDKADTYIEQLTKSVTFPIWNFDMVSLKHVCSAYTQNDQFAKFKIIDANGDVLFNFVRAGEDNDDPIIRSRDLYIGKERIGSLSFELSNKAYLRNLDWILFVSSLTFLTSVAVIYIITGILLDYFIRKPMSRLRKGLDKVAMGDFSYRFEEIPYAELLAIGSRFNRMTEEIASREMRLEEVNKKLKGEVFKREKAAESLIKSEKRYRALVETTSEGFLMVDDNQILLDVNPAFCRMVGLPREEVLGEKLSSVLGSAASERLDDKKIGDHRFEVSFRNQEGRDLDIYVHATNLYENGFTHFLFAFVTDISNHKLLEKALRASEEEYRTIADYTFDWEMWIGTSGDLKYVSPSCERISGYPKGYFMEGPGRVENLLHKNDREFWQNALSGKFLSADGTDLRLFRKDGLMRWVSLTGHKVFAEDATPLGVRVSLRDITKRKFMEKQLQYEALHDPLTGLANRTLCCDRIMKSLERSRRRNNYYYAVVFMDLDRFKVINDSLGHNIGDKLLVKVSKRLLQAVRDLDTVSRFGGDEFIVVLEELTKPREAIRIVSRIKESLSTPMLIDGHKISVAASYGIILSPTTYEKPEELIQNANVAMHQAKEAGRDKMKVFNRRMLDKAMQAMKLESDLRAGILNDELYLDYQPIYCLESKEVVGFEALIRWNHPERGLVMPGEFIPMAEESGLIFELGRWVITQACREVKSWLNKYESATNMVVSINISGRQFSQPNLVDNILSTLVEYHLPPKNLKIEITETAIMERANQAVEMLTKLQKAGVLVSIDDFGTGYSSMSNLQEFPLDQLKIDISFVRRLAESPENVEIVKAIINLAHNLGLYVVAEGVETEQQETLLRNMGCEFGQGFLFSKPMKLAKVESFLNGDISLCL; this is encoded by the coding sequence ATGTCTGGGCATAATCCTTCTTCAATAAAATCATTCTTCCGTTTAAATACAGGTGAGAGATCAATTTCTCGAGATCTTTCAGCATGTCTTGTTTTTGCTCTTGCCGTAATTATCGGAATTGTAACTGCTTATGAGTATTTTGGACGTTCCAAAATGCTTCATCAGGAGATAGAGGATAAAGCGGATACATATATAGAGCAATTAACCAAGTCAGTAACCTTTCCGATTTGGAACTTTGACATGGTTTCTTTGAAGCATGTTTGCAGTGCCTATACCCAGAATGATCAGTTCGCCAAATTTAAAATTATTGATGCAAACGGTGATGTTCTTTTTAATTTTGTGAGAGCGGGTGAGGATAATGATGACCCTATAATCAGATCTCGCGACTTATACATTGGAAAAGAAAGGATTGGATCACTTAGTTTTGAGCTTTCAAACAAAGCATATCTTCGAAATCTTGACTGGATTCTTTTTGTTTCAAGCTTGACCTTTTTAACTTCTGTTGCGGTCATTTATATTATTACCGGGATCTTGCTGGATTATTTTATTCGAAAACCCATGAGCAGGCTGCGAAAAGGGCTTGATAAAGTAGCTATGGGAGATTTTTCGTATAGATTTGAAGAGATACCATATGCGGAACTTCTTGCGATTGGTTCCCGTTTTAATCGTATGACTGAAGAGATTGCCAGTCGCGAAATGCGGTTGGAAGAAGTTAATAAAAAATTAAAAGGTGAAGTTTTTAAAAGGGAAAAGGCTGCTGAATCTCTTATAAAAAGCGAGAAACGCTACAGAGCTTTGGTTGAAACCACCTCCGAAGGTTTCTTGATGGTCGACGATAATCAAATTTTACTTGATGTGAATCCGGCTTTTTGTCGTATGGTAGGTCTCCCCCGTGAGGAAGTATTGGGAGAAAAACTTTCGAGCGTATTGGGTTCTGCTGCCTCGGAGAGGCTTGATGATAAAAAAATCGGGGATCATCGTTTTGAAGTCAGCTTTCGCAATCAGGAAGGCCGCGATTTAGATATTTATGTCCATGCAACTAATTTGTATGAAAATGGTTTTACTCATTTTCTATTTGCTTTTGTCACAGATATTTCGAATCACAAATTACTTGAAAAGGCTTTAAGAGCCTCTGAAGAAGAGTACCGGACTATCGCGGATTATACTTTTGATTGGGAAATGTGGATAGGAACGAGCGGTGATCTTAAATATGTAAGCCCCTCGTGTGAAAGGATTTCCGGTTATCCAAAAGGGTATTTTATGGAAGGTCCGGGGCGGGTGGAAAATCTGCTCCATAAAAATGATAGAGAATTTTGGCAAAATGCTCTGTCTGGAAAATTTCTTTCCGCAGACGGAACCGATCTGAGACTTTTTCGCAAAGATGGTTTGATGCGTTGGGTTTCATTGACTGGTCATAAAGTTTTTGCTGAAGACGCTACTCCGCTTGGAGTCAGGGTTTCTCTTCGTGATATTACAAAGCGTAAATTCATGGAAAAACAGCTTCAATACGAGGCTCTCCATGATCCGTTGACCGGACTTGCCAATAGAACTTTATGCTGTGACAGAATAATGAAGTCTCTCGAGCGTTCACGAAGGCGCAATAATTATTACTATGCTGTTGTTTTTATGGATTTGGATCGGTTTAAGGTCATTAATGACAGTCTTGGGCATAATATCGGAGACAAACTTTTAGTGAAAGTTTCCAAAAGATTACTGCAAGCTGTCAGGGATCTGGATACTGTTTCCCGTTTTGGGGGGGATGAATTTATTGTTGTTCTTGAAGAACTGACCAAGCCGCGTGAAGCTATTCGTATTGTTAGCCGCATAAAAGAAAGCCTCAGTACTCCGATGCTGATTGACGGTCATAAGATAAGCGTTGCGGCTAGTTACGGAATTATACTCAGCCCCACAACATACGAAAAGCCGGAAGAATTAATTCAAAACGCTAATGTCGCCATGCATCAGGCTAAAGAAGCCGGCCGTGATAAGATGAAAGTTTTTAATAGGCGGATGCTTGATAAGGCGATGCAGGCAATGAAGCTGGAAAGCGATCTTCGCGCCGGCATATTGAATGATGAGCTGTATCTCGATTATCAGCCGATTTATTGTCTTGAAAGTAAAGAAGTTGTTGGCTTTGAAGCGTTAATTCGTTGGAATCATCCTGAGCGCGGTCTTGTTATGCCCGGGGAATTTATTCCTATGGCCGAAGAATCAGGTTTGATTTTTGAGTTGGGAAGGTGGGTTATAACCCAGGCTTGCCGCGAAGTTAAGAGCTGGCTTAATAAGTATGAAAGCGCGACAAATATGGTTGTCTCTATTAATATTTCAGGTCGTCAATTTTCGCAGCCGAATCTTGTTGATAATATTCTTTCAACACTCGTAGAGTATCATTTACCTCCTAAAAATTTAAAAATTGAGATCACAGAAACCGCAATCATGGAACGTGCTAATCAGGCCGTAGAGATGCTCACCAAGCTTCAAAAAGCGGGGGTTTTAGTTTCGATAGACGATTTTGGAACTGGATATTCTTCCATGAGCAACTTGCAGGAATTCCCTCTCGATCAACTTAAAATAGATATCAGTTTTGTCAGAAGGCTGGCAGAATCTCCTGAAAATGTGGAGATTGTTAAAGCGATAATTAATTTGGCGCATAATTTGGGCCTTTATGTTGTGGCAGAAGGGGTAGAAACAGAACAGCAAGAAACTCTTCTGAGAAATATGGGCTGTGAATTCGGTCAGGGATTTTTATTTTCAAAACCTATGAAGCTAGCGAAGGTTGAATCTTTTTTGAACGGGGATATTTCTTTATGTTTATAA
- a CDS encoding precorrin-8X methylmutase has translation MADKVKLLAVAKPRDIETKSFEIIDSEVPEPRKFQGIEWQIVRRMIHTTADFEFIDLVRFHPEAVASGLNALRKGCTIVTDTEMARCGIPVRRMNPLGCEVRCLINDPEVIASAKQNSTTRAHAALELAANKLKPAIHVIGNAPTALIRLVRLIEAGKMDIPALVVGMPVGFVNAAESKALLMDCDSLPYITISGRKGGSALAACVINALAEVVLSEKKLSSDCS, from the coding sequence GTGGCTGATAAAGTTAAGCTTCTTGCTGTCGCTAAACCTAGAGATATTGAAACAAAATCCTTTGAAATAATTGACTCTGAAGTTCCTGAACCTAGAAAATTTCAAGGGATAGAATGGCAAATAGTAAGAAGAATGATTCATACAACTGCCGATTTTGAATTTATTGATCTTGTTCGTTTTCATCCAGAGGCTGTTGCCAGCGGTTTGAATGCACTAAGAAAAGGGTGCACAATTGTAACTGATACCGAGATGGCCCGGTGTGGAATTCCTGTGCGAAGAATGAATCCACTCGGGTGTGAAGTCCGGTGTTTGATCAATGATCCTGAAGTAATTGCTTCCGCAAAACAAAACTCAACGACCAGAGCCCATGCCGCTCTTGAACTTGCGGCAAATAAACTTAAGCCGGCTATCCATGTTATAGGGAATGCTCCTACAGCATTGATTCGGCTTGTTCGTCTTATTGAAGCAGGCAAAATGGATATTCCTGCTTTGGTTGTAGGCATGCCTGTAGGGTTTGTTAATGCGGCTGAATCAAAAGCCCTGCTTATGGATTGCGATTCGTTACCATATATTACAATTTCAGGAAGAAAGGGTGGTTCTGCTCTTGCCGCTTGTGTCATTAATGCTCTGGCGGAAGTTGTTTTATCCGAAAAAAAATTGTCCTCGGATTGCAGTTGA
- the deoC gene encoding deoxyribose-phosphate aldolase: protein MDVIKNLASYVDHTLLDISAGPVDIEQLCREAVEYGFASVCIHPWHVAQASELLRFEKPKVCSVIGFPSGATLTEVKMIEAMRTVEKGAQELDMVVNVGALKAGDINTFLKDIFMTVEGAGGVPVKAIIETGLLDDDQKKQACALAVKAGASFVKTCTGFNCGSATVEDIKLMRASVGKSVGVKASGGIKTYDHACELVAAGATRLGTSSSIKIIQEAIGG, encoded by the coding sequence ATGGATGTTATTAAAAATTTAGCTTCTTATGTTGATCATACCCTTTTAGATATTTCCGCCGGTCCGGTGGATATTGAACAACTTTGCAGGGAGGCTGTTGAATACGGATTTGCTTCTGTCTGTATCCATCCCTGGCATGTTGCTCAGGCTTCAGAACTTTTGCGGTTTGAAAAGCCGAAGGTCTGTTCCGTAATCGGATTTCCATCAGGGGCCACACTTACTGAGGTTAAGATGATTGAAGCGATGCGGACTGTCGAGAAGGGCGCGCAGGAACTCGACATGGTCGTAAATGTGGGAGCCTTGAAAGCAGGGGATATTAATACTTTTTTAAAAGATATTTTCATGACAGTTGAAGGAGCTGGCGGTGTTCCCGTCAAAGCTATTATTGAAACAGGTCTTCTTGATGACGATCAGAAAAAACAGGCTTGCGCGCTGGCTGTTAAGGCCGGAGCTTCTTTTGTTAAAACCTGTACAGGATTTAATTGCGGTTCTGCCACAGTCGAGGATATTAAACTTATGCGTGCCAGCGTTGGAAAGTCGGTCGGAGTGAAAGCCAGTGGCGGAATTAAAACTTATGATCATGCTTGCGAACTTGTTGCGGCCGGAGCCACTCGTTTAGGTACATCTTCTTCCATAAAAATTATTCAGGAGGCCATTGGTGGCTGA
- a CDS encoding amino acid ABC transporter permease, whose amino-acid sequence MQWDVVWNNFDYFLWGAFPNGPLGGLAVSILLAVLGIFGAFWIGLAAGLMRLSRNKLVKITSVIYIEVIRGVPLLMLIFWFYFLAPVVLGTSLPEFHCALIAFIVFTGAYIAEIVKAGVVALPSGQMEAARGTGLSHYQAMRFVILPQALRNMIPSFVNQFVSLTKDTSLAYIIGVNELTRTATQVNNRTLSAPTEIFITIAVLYFIVCYVLTYTSRRMEKHLARYQARDR is encoded by the coding sequence GTGCAATGGGATGTAGTTTGGAACAATTTTGATTATTTTCTTTGGGGCGCATTTCCCAACGGACCTCTTGGCGGTTTGGCTGTCAGTATTCTCTTGGCTGTGCTCGGGATTTTCGGTGCATTCTGGATAGGACTTGCCGCTGGCTTGATGCGACTTTCCAGAAATAAGCTGGTTAAAATTACTTCGGTTATCTATATTGAAGTTATCCGCGGTGTGCCCTTGCTTATGCTTATTTTTTGGTTCTACTTTCTTGCTCCTGTTGTTCTAGGTACATCTTTGCCGGAATTTCACTGTGCACTCATTGCATTTATAGTTTTTACCGGTGCATATATTGCAGAAATTGTTAAAGCTGGAGTTGTCGCTCTGCCTAGCGGCCAGATGGAAGCTGCGCGTGGAACCGGACTTTCTCATTATCAGGCTATGCGGTTCGTCATTCTTCCGCAGGCTCTTAGAAATATGATTCCGTCGTTTGTTAATCAGTTTGTTTCACTTACAAAAGATACTTCACTTGCATATATTATCGGAGTTAATGAGCTTACCCGTACGGCTACTCAGGTAAATAACAGGACGTTATCTGCTCCGACAGAAATTTTTATTACTATCGCAGTACTTTATTTTATTGTTTGTTATGTTCTAACTTACACCAGCCGCAGGATGGAAAAACATCTGGCTCGTTATCAGGCCCGTGACCGGTAG
- a CDS encoding amino acid ABC transporter permease: protein MNYQFDWNLVLTGQYGQWILDGVKVTLQISAVSIGFTLILGTIIAVMRMSKFKPFEWFSFAFVEFFRNTPLLIQIFFWYFGSYAILPDSWNTWLYDHDFEFAAGVISLTFYTSAFIAEEIRAGINSIPKNQLEASRATGLSFMQAYRFVILPQAFRIIIPPLISQSLNLIKNSSLVMTIGVMDLTYMARQVESYTFHGFEAFTVATLIYLVISLIVSFSINMYNKHYLIQIKY from the coding sequence TTGAATTATCAGTTTGATTGGAATCTAGTTTTAACCGGGCAATACGGGCAGTGGATTCTTGATGGAGTCAAAGTTACTCTTCAAATTTCTGCGGTATCCATTGGTTTTACACTGATTCTCGGTACCATTATTGCTGTAATGCGCATGTCAAAGTTTAAACCTTTTGAATGGTTTAGCTTTGCTTTTGTTGAATTTTTCAGAAACACACCTCTACTGATTCAAATATTTTTCTGGTATTTCGGATCATATGCCATACTGCCGGATTCGTGGAATACGTGGTTGTATGATCATGATTTTGAATTTGCGGCAGGGGTAATCTCTCTTACTTTTTATACATCCGCATTTATTGCCGAAGAAATCAGAGCTGGAATTAATTCAATTCCTAAAAATCAGCTTGAAGCTTCCCGTGCAACAGGCCTTTCTTTTATGCAGGCCTACAGGTTTGTAATTCTTCCACAAGCGTTCAGGATTATTATACCTCCGCTTATTTCACAGTCTCTCAACCTGATTAAAAACTCTTCTCTGGTAATGACCATCGGGGTTATGGATCTTACCTACATGGCTCGTCAGGTCGAATCTTATACATTCCATGGATTCGAGGCGTTCACGGTAGCGACTTTGATCTATTTGGTTATTTCGCTGATCGTGTCGTTCTCAATTAATATGTACAATAAGCATTATCTGATTCAAATTAAATATTAG
- a CDS encoding ABC transporter substrate-binding protein, protein MRRLSIMVAMVLAMALCASTAFADKLQEVKDRGVLICGVKDAVVPFGYIDETTKKLVGMDIDVCNYIAKQLGVKTEFKPVTSSTRIAMLAQGSIDLAAATMTHKIARDDTIDFSITYFMDGQKLLVKKGSGIKSAADLKGQKIGTAKGSTSEQNILAAQPDCKVLSFEGYPQAFLALKQGKVKAVTTDSTILLGLKNSDPNPSNWEIVGDFISPEPYGLGLPENESNFRDAVNFALIEMWKSGDYKKIYDRWFGADTKYALPLTWQMEIWP, encoded by the coding sequence ATGAGAAGACTTTCAATCATGGTTGCCATGGTTTTGGCTATGGCTCTTTGCGCTTCTACCGCTTTTGCAGACAAATTGCAGGAAGTAAAAGACCGCGGAGTTCTTATCTGCGGTGTTAAAGATGCAGTTGTTCCTTTTGGTTACATTGATGAAACCACAAAGAAACTTGTCGGTATGGACATTGATGTTTGTAATTACATCGCAAAACAGCTTGGTGTGAAAACAGAGTTCAAACCAGTAACATCCTCTACACGTATTGCTATGCTTGCTCAGGGTTCAATTGACCTTGCTGCAGCTACAATGACTCATAAGATTGCTCGTGATGATACCATTGATTTCAGTATCACTTATTTCATGGATGGCCAGAAACTTCTCGTAAAGAAAGGTTCCGGCATCAAATCCGCAGCAGATCTTAAAGGTCAGAAAATCGGTACTGCGAAAGGTTCTACTTCCGAGCAGAACATCCTAGCAGCACAGCCTGATTGTAAAGTTCTTTCTTTTGAAGGTTACCCACAGGCTTTCCTTGCTCTCAAGCAGGGTAAAGTTAAAGCTGTAACTACTGATTCTACTATTCTTCTTGGCCTTAAAAACTCTGATCCTAATCCATCTAATTGGGAAATCGTTGGAGATTTCATTTCTCCAGAGCCTTATGGACTCGGTCTTCCTGAAAACGAATCTAACTTCCGTGACGCTGTAAACTTTGCTCTTATTGAAATGTGGAAGAGCGGCGATTATAAAAAAATCTACGACAGGTGGTTCGGTGCTGACACAAAATACGCACTGCCTTTGACTTGGCAGATGGAAATTTGGCCTTAG
- a CDS encoding amino acid ABC transporter ATP-binding protein, whose translation MPMIEIKNLHKWYGDFHVLKGINDHVDKGEVLVICGPSGSGKSTFIRCINRLEDYQKGTITFDGTDILDKSVNINELRAEIGIVFQQFNLYPHLTVLNNVTLAPQKVRNTPRAEAEETALKLLERVGIHDQAHKYPAELSGGQQQRVAIARALAMKPKAMLFDEPTSALDPEMINEVLNVMKDLAREGMTMLCVTHEMGFAREVADRVIFMDGGEVIEQAPPEEFFKNPRHDRTKLFLKEIL comes from the coding sequence ATGCCGATGATTGAAATTAAGAATCTTCACAAATGGTATGGAGATTTTCACGTACTTAAAGGTATTAATGATCATGTAGATAAAGGTGAAGTACTTGTTATCTGCGGCCCTAGCGGGTCTGGGAAAAGTACATTCATCCGCTGTATAAACAGGCTGGAAGACTACCAGAAAGGTACCATCACCTTTGATGGAACAGACATTCTTGACAAGAGTGTCAATATTAACGAATTGCGTGCCGAAATAGGCATCGTTTTTCAGCAGTTTAATCTTTACCCCCACCTTACTGTTCTAAATAATGTAACTCTTGCTCCGCAGAAGGTGCGCAATACTCCGCGCGCCGAAGCAGAAGAAACAGCTCTTAAGTTGCTAGAAAGAGTAGGCATTCATGATCAGGCTCATAAATATCCAGCAGAATTGTCCGGCGGACAGCAACAGCGTGTCGCAATTGCAAGAGCTTTGGCAATGAAGCCTAAAGCTATGCTTTTTGATGAGCCTACATCTGCGCTTGACCCTGAGATGATCAACGAAGTTTTGAATGTTATGAAAGACCTTGCCCGTGAAGGAATGACCATGCTCTGCGTTACGCATGAGATGGGTTTTGCCCGCGAAGTGGCAGATCGAGTTATATTTATGGATGGTGGTGAAGTTATTGAGCAGGCTCCTCCCGAGGAGTTTTTCAAGAATCCGCGCCATGATAGGACTAAATTATTTTTGAAGGAGATATTGTAG
- a CDS encoding DAK2 domain-containing protein — MQLENITRIQYVDGVRFRRGVVAAASRLIANSPHLDAINVFPVPDGDTGANMAGTMRSIVRSSGDSLEKSLEKMSALIAESALNGAKGNSGAILAQFLCGFAEGVKDMPRLSPSDFARVASLAARRSCEAISDPKDGTIISVIRDWAAHLSSKSHEYKDFHELLSDSLHYAQKSVKATTEKLAELKSAGVVDAGALGFVYLLEGIVDFLENGKIEKSVIPDSAPLYNVEGVQSKVAVDKLDFRYCTEFLLKGSDIDKRSVRDAISGMGDSLIVAGLPDCVKIHIHTNDPDAVEDIVSGFARVDKRKVDDMLVQHKRLLADACKVGIVTDSTCDIPAELIAEYDIRVAPLRLTIDGQEYIDHVTLTPEDFYKMLPKAEKALTSQPSPGDMKRVYARACADYENVVSLHVAKVLSGTYQNALTVSKDYENVSAFDGKQLTVALGLSVLEAARAAQRGASVAEVSKIAKKAIDNVRIFVTLDTLDYAVRGGRVSKGQGLIAKALNIKPILAFEGEGHPRTVAKSFGYKRQEAALVRLVSENFYGKSNLRYAIAHAAAPEVARKFVRIIKREFGVDPVFITEASPVLGLHSGPGACAVALLADD, encoded by the coding sequence ATGCAATTAGAAAATATCACTAGAATTCAGTATGTTGACGGGGTGCGGTTTAGAAGGGGCGTAGTTGCAGCCGCAAGTCGTCTTATTGCGAATTCTCCGCATCTGGATGCAATCAATGTTTTTCCAGTTCCAGATGGTGATACCGGTGCGAATATGGCCGGAACTATGCGCAGTATTGTGCGTTCTTCTGGAGATTCTCTGGAGAAATCTCTTGAGAAGATGAGTGCCTTGATTGCTGAGTCTGCTCTGAATGGTGCAAAGGGTAATTCCGGAGCCATCTTGGCGCAATTTCTTTGTGGTTTTGCTGAAGGCGTGAAGGATATGCCGAGGCTTTCTCCTTCTGATTTTGCTCGGGTAGCATCTCTTGCCGCCCGTCGTTCCTGTGAGGCTATTTCTGATCCCAAAGATGGAACAATAATAAGTGTTATCAGGGATTGGGCTGCTCATCTTAGTTCTAAGAGTCATGAATATAAAGATTTTCATGAACTTCTTTCTGATTCATTGCATTATGCTCAGAAGTCAGTGAAAGCTACGACTGAAAAATTGGCTGAGCTTAAATCAGCTGGGGTTGTCGATGCCGGAGCGTTGGGTTTTGTGTACCTTCTTGAGGGAATTGTTGATTTTCTCGAAAATGGTAAAATTGAGAAAAGCGTTATTCCTGATTCAGCTCCATTATATAATGTAGAAGGCGTTCAAAGTAAGGTTGCTGTTGATAAGCTGGACTTCAGATATTGCACAGAATTTCTTCTTAAAGGGTCAGATATTGACAAAAGATCAGTACGTGATGCTATTTCCGGTATGGGTGACAGCCTTATTGTCGCAGGATTGCCGGATTGTGTAAAAATTCATATTCATACTAATGATCCTGATGCTGTAGAAGACATAGTTTCCGGCTTTGCAAGGGTGGATAAGCGTAAGGTTGACGATATGCTGGTTCAGCATAAACGTTTACTTGCAGATGCATGTAAAGTCGGAATTGTAACAGACAGCACTTGTGATATTCCGGCTGAGCTTATTGCTGAATATGATATCCGGGTAGCCCCGCTCAGGCTTACAATTGACGGTCAGGAGTATATTGATCACGTTACCCTGACTCCTGAAGATTTTTATAAAATGCTTCCCAAAGCGGAAAAAGCACTTACCTCGCAGCCTTCTCCCGGTGATATGAAAAGAGTTTATGCAAGAGCTTGTGCTGATTACGAAAATGTCGTTTCTTTACATGTTGCCAAGGTTTTAAGTGGAACTTACCAGAATGCGCTTACTGTCAGCAAAGATTATGAAAATGTGTCAGCTTTTGATGGCAAGCAATTGACTGTCGCTCTAGGGCTTTCTGTTTTAGAGGCTGCGCGTGCGGCTCAAAGAGGGGCATCTGTAGCTGAAGTTTCAAAAATAGCTAAAAAAGCCATTGATAATGTAAGAATTTTTGTCACTCTTGATACGCTTGATTATGCTGTCAGAGGCGGCAGGGTCAGCAAAGGTCAGGGATTGATTGCCAAGGCTTTAAATATTAAGCCTATTCTGGCTTTTGAAGGTGAAGGGCATCCTCGTACTGTTGCCAAATCTTTTGGTTATAAACGGCAGGAAGCTGCCTTAGTCAGGCTTGTTAGTGAAAATTTTTATGGCAAGAGTAATTTGCGTTACGCCATAGCCCATGCCGCCGCACCTGAAGTCGCCCGTAAGTTTGTTCGCATCATTAAACGGGAGTTCGGGGTTGATCCCGTCTTTATTACCGAAGCATCTCCTGTGCTCGGCCTGCACAGCGGTCCGGGTGCATGCGCGGTTGCATTGCTTGCTGACGATTAA
- a CDS encoding efflux RND transporter periplasmic adaptor subunit, whose protein sequence is MISNNLLKLKNIFIHFIHITLIISTGFVAQGCGNNKETVREIPPAPVTIANAEQKPTPYYLTAIGTVKAINTITVRSRITGYLSKISIANGDFVTAGQQMFTMDPTQFEASIRQYKAERASDITKYKQAKRDYDRYRDLVRRKVVSSEDFEQKRLEMKTASDSIAVTEAKLVNAKNDLNYCFIKSPINGLAGYIFPTAGNLIEENKDELVIINQIFPIAVNFYLPQKYLVEVQKYAANGTLSVLAISEGNPVPAEGSLTFIDNNVDTKTGTVWMQATFPNKKRTLWPGNYVDIRLKLFEENVVRIPMQATCDGPNGKFVWIMHQNKTVEMQHVDINRRSGKLDIVTSGLKDGQTIITDGQLRLFPGAVVKVKDGSTNSTGNTNSTGSSKGNSTDNSTGKTAGTGE, encoded by the coding sequence ATGATTTCAAACAACTTATTAAAATTAAAAAATATATTTATACACTTTATACATATAACTTTGATAATCAGCACAGGATTTGTTGCACAAGGCTGTGGAAATAATAAAGAAACAGTACGAGAAATCCCTCCTGCACCAGTTACAATAGCTAATGCGGAACAAAAACCAACTCCATACTACCTTACTGCAATCGGTACTGTTAAGGCTATCAACACTATCACGGTTCGTTCCAGAATCACCGGCTATTTGAGCAAGATCTCAATAGCAAACGGAGACTTTGTTACTGCCGGTCAGCAAATGTTCACTATGGACCCTACTCAGTTTGAAGCCAGTATCCGTCAATATAAAGCCGAGCGTGCTTCTGACATTACAAAGTATAAACAAGCAAAACGAGATTATGATCGCTACCGTGACCTTGTCAGGCGTAAAGTTGTAAGTTCCGAAGATTTCGAACAGAAACGTTTAGAAATGAAAACTGCCAGTGATTCAATCGCTGTGACTGAAGCAAAACTTGTTAATGCTAAAAACGATCTCAATTACTGTTTTATCAAATCTCCCATCAATGGTCTTGCCGGATACATCTTTCCCACAGCCGGCAATCTCATTGAAGAAAACAAAGATGAACTTGTCATCATCAACCAGATTTTTCCTATAGCGGTAAACTTTTACCTCCCTCAAAAATATTTGGTAGAAGTGCAAAAATACGCTGCTAACGGCACACTCAGTGTTCTGGCTATCAGTGAAGGAAATCCTGTCCCTGCCGAAGGTTCACTGACATTCATCGACAATAACGTTGATACCAAGACCGGAACAGTCTGGATGCAGGCAACTTTTCCAAACAAAAAACGCACACTCTGGCCGGGTAACTACGTTGATATCAGGCTAAAACTGTTTGAAGAAAATGTAGTGCGAATCCCCATGCAAGCAACATGCGACGGACCTAACGGAAAGTTTGTCTGGATTATGCACCAGAATAAAACGGTTGAAATGCAACATGTCGATATAAATCGCAGATCAGGTAAACTTGATATAGTTACGTCCGGCCTTAAAGATGGTCAGACAATTATTACTGATGGTCAGCTGAGACTTTTCCCCGGAGCTGTCGTCAAAGTAAAAGACGGCAGTACAAATTCCACTGGAAACACAAACTCGACTGGTAGCTCAAAGGGCAACTCAACTGACAATTCGACTGGCAAAACTGCCGGAACCGGTGAGTAG